In Betta splendens chromosome 1, fBetSpl5.4, whole genome shotgun sequence, the genomic stretch TGAGTGATTTGCTTGAATGGGGCTCTGCCAGCATGTCGATGATGTTTGGCACCTTGGCAGAAGGTTGGCACCCACTCAGCGTCCAGCAGAGAGGGCTTGAGTCTGTGTTTTCTGCGAACCTCTGAGCAGATctagctttacaggaaacatctTCCATCATCACCCCCATCACCGCTTCCtcactattgtttttttttaaatttgtcatAAACTACTTTTCATAAAACACACCAACCCCAAGTTGTCATGCTTAGTATCATAGTATTTGTATTAAAATGAGGTTAAACATTTTTGGTGGAGATAGTTTGCTCCCAAAATGAGAAATTGGTAGCGTTACCCTTTTTGACCCCCCCCTCAGGTGTGGACCACACCCCACTTTGTTTTTGCGTTCCCACTTATACATCTGCGGCGTTGGAAGAGTTGTTGGGCTGGATCACTACTGTTGTTGGAGAGTAGTTAAATTGATCATAATTATCGGGTTGTAACTCTATAACTCATGACTATAAACATGTTGTCATGGCATGTGGTAAGCCCTCAGCCTGGTGTATTTTCTTTTACTGGACTTTGAGGTTATTATTTCACTGATACCTGTAGCAACATGCTCACGTCTCTGTGCCTTAGATATTCTGTTCAGCAAACTGCAGGACAGGTTCACTAAAGAGGAATGGAGTCTGCCTTTAAATATATGTCATTACTGTTCAGTATATTATGAATAGTTATTCAGagcattatatttttaatattaaaaaaatcagtTGCCTTTCTGTAATGTtggcacttttaattcataacCCTCTTCCAACGGGAGGTGAACGCTGTTATAGTATGTAAACATGCTTTGAAATGTGTTGCATTTACCATCCACACGCCCGTTGGCTCAGAGCTGCCACACTCTTCTAGATCGTCTGTGTAACTCAGGGGAGTGAGTTATTTTGGGAGAGGTGGAGAACATGCTTGATAAGCACAGCTGGTGGCGTTGCTAAATTTACATGACATATGCAGTAGAATAAATGTGTATACCAGCATCTGTGTACTTCCATAATACACATGACCTGCACAAGACTCTGATTTGATTCGAGTTATGTGACACAGATTAGCTTCAGACATTTTATCTTAGGATTTCTTCCTCCTAACTATGAAGAAGTGCAGGGTGTGAAACGTATGGAACTAGGTTATTAATGTTTCTGTGTATCGCTGTCTTGAGTGTTGACAGACATCTTACTGCTGTGTGTTCAGGGTTAATGCCCATTCCAGACTGATATTTGTTGGATGAGTTCACATTCTTGGCATTATTCCTCTAAATATTTATGGATTCAAACAACACACTAGTTCTAAACATTGTGAAATGTCATCATTTTAACTTGTGTTAAATAACGTTTAGTTTATTGATTTCCAGTGGATAAAAATCGCTTGCTCTGCAATCTACCGGCACGTGTGGCCAAGTCTTAGGTTTCTTTGTGCTCAAAGCAGGAGCCCAGTTTCTCAGTAGTGGGACAAAGACTTATTATTGAAGTCTTAGTGCAAAGCTGAAAACTTAAACCTTGTAGTTGTTAATTATAGGTTGTATTATTGTAGTAATTTTGATAGTTCACTGCATGTGGAGAAAATCACATGATTGCTGTGCAGTGAAGATATATGTGTTTCAGTGAAAGAAGTGATATAGAAGTTTTGAATTTGAGCTTTATTACCTACAGTAGTATTTCAAACTAGATCTGTTAGGCAACATAGTACCTTTTTGTGTCAGACACAGTATTAGAAGTATATTTAGTTATTAAAATGTAATCAGTGTGTTGCTCTGTTGTGCTGAAGGACTTATCTCTTAGATtcagtttctttgtttgtttgaaggACAAGGATTTACATGTCAAACAAGAACTATGGGAGAAAAATTAGAGAAAGGAGAGACAATAAACAATTTGAGCCATTGGACAAATATTTGGATATGGCCAATAAAGGAACTAAAAATGTCTTAAACGAAAATAGAAAATGTGGGTTTATTGAGAAGACATTTTATCCAGCAGTGATGTCACAAATAAGAAAGGTTGTAGATGTTTCTTTGGGTGAATGAGGCAAAGATCTTATTAGTGACCGCATGGAAAGGAACGCATATGTGGTGGAAGTGGAGCCGGGCTTGGTCTAAAATCTAGAGTACGGTTTGTTGCAACTAATACAGTGTTTGTAACTAGAAATTACAGTGATCTGTATTGTTTAATGTGTAAAGACATAAATGCTATCCAATAAAGCCTGAGCCCCAAACCTCAGCTGATTCTGTAATCTTTCACTTTGTGCAGTGAATTACTAATAATTTCGCAACCAACCTTGGCGTCTGCATGGGACAttgacatgttttgtttttacctaAGTACCTGATTTTGCTTTGACCTGATGTGATCATTCTTCCCTCCTTTCACAGCGATGTTACGAACACAAACAGTACAGAAACGGGCTGAAGTTCTGCAAACAAATCCTGTCCAACCCCAAGTTTGCAGAGCATGGAGGTGAGCAGCACACGCGTGAATGTGGTCACACAGAGACCCATACATAGTGTTTAATGAGATGCATGTATGCTCCTTTCTCCACAGAGACCCTGGCAATGAAAGGCTTGACCCTGAACTGTCtggggaagaaggaggaggcctACGACCTGGTGAGAAGAGGCCTGCGCAATGACCTGAAGAGCCATGTCTGTATCCTTGCCGGTTTATATCGCTAGCCTGCTTTATTCGTAAAGGCAGTCAAGTACTTCTGATCGGTAAAACAGGAACATGTGCCTAATACCACAGGACCTTGAGGTGCTGTTTTCTCTAAAGAGCACAGTCAGCACATCCTCCCAGTTGCTCTCTTTCTGCCCTTCCCTTTCTCTGTGTCACTCCCAGAGTAAAATCGCTGTGCATTTTCAGCATATAAGTGCTTGAGCCCTTGTTAATGTCACAGTGTCTCAAAACCGACAGTGCACAGCTGTCTTTGTACAAGTCACTTGGTTCATAGTTGATTCATCACTTCAATCAGACTAAACTTGGAGCCTGTGGAGAACATTATGAAAAAATGTGTATGTTGCCTAATAGttttctgtccttgttttttttttctcctgtttataatcatccatccattttcagccGCTTAACTTGAGCTGGGTCACTGTGACAGCAGTCTAAGCAGTTTATAATCCTAATGGATCCTTTTTAGTATCAGACACTACGCTTTGATCTGCACATTCCTGCTtgttagtcttttttttctagttGTGGATGACGCAACTAAAGGACAGgatgtttttactttatttaaaagtTAAATTGGACCTCATCCTTTCTGTAACTCTTTCTGTAACTTTTTGTCACATTAGTTTTCTGCGTGTTCCTTAACTTCCCGTGCATCCCAGGCTGGCATGTGTATGGCCTACTGCAACGCTCAGATAAGAAGTACGATGAGGCCATCAAGTGCTACCGTAACGCTCTGAAGTGGGACAAGGACAACCTGCAGATCCTCCGAGACCTGTCCCTGCTTCAGATCCAGATGAGAGACCTGGAGGGCTACAGGGTGAGGACAAACGGCAAAACTCAGGAAAACCGTATTATCAGTTATCCTCAACATCATGTAGATCAGGACAGAGTGATGATGAGAGACTTTGTTTGTTCGGATCGACCAAACATCCACCGGCCAGTCTGCCTTGTCCAGGACATAGCATGACTGTGATTAAAAGAGGACTGAGAGAATCTGCAGAAAGTTGAGATATCTGTCACCAATCCAAGAATTGGCTGaattctccttctccaccttttGCTGCCACTCTCACCCcactttttcttgttttttttttccacagctacACATCACCAATTTAAGTCATATGCGTTTTTTCCACAGGAGACACGataccagctgctgcagctgcggccTGCCCAGCGGGCGTCCTGGATCGGCTATGCCATCGCCTATCACCTCTTAGAGGACTATGAGATGGCTGCAAAGATCATCGAAGAGTTTAGGAAAACACAACAGGTAAGAAGAAGTCTGCTGTTTTAGTTCTTTAAACTGAAAAATTATTGCTAAAAATTATTTTCCCAGTCGAACACGGGTGCCGTCTGTGGCCATTGGGTGCTATTGTAAAATGCTGTAGAGCTTTCCCTTTGTTCAGTTTGCTCCTGATAAGACCAGTCTACTTCCTGTCTTTGTGCCATTTACATGTATGTAATGCAACACGCTGGTGTAAGAAGGAAATATATACAAAAACTCATGCAGATTTTCCTGAGCAGTAAAAACATCCTGTGGTTATTCTAACTTTGCAGTAATCTCTCCCACAAAATAATGTGCACTTGCATATTATCATAACACCTACCTGAACTGAAGTGGCCTCTTTTAAGTAATGTATTAAACAGCAGATAACTGAAAGCACCTTTGTTCTCTCTTAAATCTCCCCTCCTGCATTTTCTGCCATTTCAACTGAAGATGTCGGAACAACAAAGCAGTTACTTGTGGCACTAACATGACTTTCCTCATGGTGTCTCAGACGTCTCCAGACAAGGTTGATTACGAGTacagtgagctgctgctgtatcaGAACCAGGTGCTCAGGGAAGCTGGCCTGCATAAGGAGGCCCTCGAGCATCTGACCAACTACGAGAAGCAGATCTGTGACAAACTTGCAGTGGAAGAGACACGTGGTAGGTTACTGTTTTACAAAGAGTGTGTCAAATTTAACCAGCACCTGctattttttttatgtattattgGATGGTCAAACTGCCTCTGATCTTTAAAAGGCTACAGGATACTACAGCTGTTGTTCATGATTTCTGTAGGAGAACTACTGTTGAAGTTGGAGCgtctggaggaggcagcagaagtTTACCGGCGTCTGCAGGACAGGAACCCAGAGAACTGGTTGTATTACCACGGCCTGGAAAAGGCACTAAAACCAAGTATGACAATGTATTCTTTCTATTAGATGCATCAGTGTCTTCAACCTAATATATTATTTAGGTTGACACTATATCAACCCAAATAATTgctgaatttgtgtttgtgttattgttttttcaTCAGGCACTGTAGAGGAAACGCACAAGATCTATGAAGAAGCCTGGGAGAAGTTTCCCAAAGGACTGGTTCCTCGCCGTCTTCCACTTAATTTCCTCTCTGGTGTGGCCAATAATATACATCTTGCAAACTAACTAATGAACAGCTGGCAGTTCAGTTTAAAGTCCAAGATAAAAGAACAATAGTTGCTGGATTCATTAtgtctttttgtttattgtgtatttaactgtgtgaaaggAGCAGAGCAGTTTCTCATTGTGAGTTTGTTTCCAGGTGAGAAGTTCAGAGAGTGTCTGGACAGGTATCTGAGAATGAACTTCAGTAAAGGCTGCCCGCCTGTCTTCACAACCCTCAAATCCCTGTACAACGACAAAGAAAAGGTGATGCAGCTGTTGCCTAAGACGTCTGTCTAATCACATTCTTTTTTTACTGCTTACATAATGTAATAGAGGAAGAGtttaaacaaagtgaagacaacTGCTAGAAtagattaaaatatttttaatgttCTCTAAAAGATGCAAAGAGTAGAAATAAACTTTGTCCTCTCTCCCCACAGGTGGCAATAATAGAGGAGCTGGTGGTTAGCTATGAAACATCATTAAAAACTGTTAGAATGTTCAGTCAGAATGgtgagaatattttaattttttttacattatgtaAAATTCAGTTACTCTGCACATATAGTTTAATGCAGAAATGTGCTTGATCTGTCGCAGACGATGGTAAAGAGGAGCCACCCACCACATTGCTGTGGGTGCAGTACTTCCTGGCACAGCATTATGACATGATCGACCAGCAGACGCTTGCTCTAGAATACATCAACACGGCCATTGAGAGCACGCCTACGCTCATTGAACTTTTCCTCATCAAAGCCAAGATTTACAAGGTATCATATGCTGCACGTTTGTCCACATTTGTACCTGAATTTGCTGTTGGACATATGTCAGGAAGGTATTGCATTGACCTCCATCCTCCCACAGCATGCTGGGAACATCCGAGAGGCAGCTCAGTGGATGGATGAGGCCCAAGCTCTGGACACCGCAGACCGATTCATCAATTCCAAGTGTGCCAAGTATATGCTGAAAGCTGGCATGATTAAAGAGGCAGAGGAAATGTGCTCAAAATTCACACGGGTGAGAGAACAGAGTTTGATATTTCCACCTCTAACTCTCCTGGTCTGTATCTTATTAGGACCTAAcataaaatggaaaaataaatcacCGTTCAAATAAAAGAACACTAATTAGTTTTAATTTGTTTGGTGATCTTTGCATACAGTTTAGATAAGTAACGTTTACAACAGTATCCGCTCTTCTTTGTGACTTGGTAATGAGCCTGGTTACATTTGCTTACATCTACCCTGTGCTCTTCCTCATGCACACCTCTGTGTCCGTGTTTTCTTAGGAGGGAGCGTCAGCGGTGGAGAATCTGAATGAGATGCAGTGCATGTGGTTTCAGACGGAATGTGCACTGGCTTACAAGGCTATAAACAAGTTTGGGGAAGCTCTCAAGAAGTGCCATGAGATTGAAAGGGTGAGCCTTTCCTTTCTGGGGCTCTACCAAAAACAATGCTATTCTGAAAAACTGCTTTTTTAttcttcatttatcttttttattcTTGATGATTATTTTGTAATTTCCTTTTCTCACTCCCAGCATTTTGTGGAGATCACAGATGACCAGTTTGATTTTCACACCTACTGCATGAGGAAGATGACGCTACGCTCCTACGTGGATCTACTGAAGCTGGAAGACGTGCTTAGGATGCATCCATTTTACTACAAGGCTGCTGTTACTGCCATCCAGATCTACCTGAGCCTTCATGACAACCCCCTGACTGACGATGGCAAGGAACTGCAGGCTGACACTGGTGAGAGACCATGGAGCCAGGACACATGGGTTTAAGTTGGGCGAGACTCATGTCCTATTTACAaaactgtgttttcctttcatctCTTGTACAAAGAAATGATTGGATTTAGTTCCACATCATTAACACCACTCTTGTTGCTTCCATTAAGCTAACCTCTCGGACAAAGAGCTAAAGAAGCTTAGGAACAAGCAGCGACGAGCCCAGAAGAAAGCCCAGctagaggaggagaagaagaatgcagagaaggagaagcagcttaagaaccagaagaagaagaaggaggacgacgacgaggagATTGGAGGGCCCAAAGAGGAACTCATCCCTGACAAACTAGTGAAGGTTAGCCGGACAAACTTGGAACCAACCTGTTCACTGAGCCAGAGTGGTTCAGGTGTTGTTGACAGCTTTCCTGTCTGTCCATATTTTTTTGGTTATAGGTAGAAAATCCACTGGAAGAAGCTATCAAGTTCCTGATGCCTCTCAAACACCTGGTCAAAGACAAAATAGACACACACCTAATGGCATTTGAGATCTACTTCAGGAAAGGTTCTTACTTTACTGACATTTTTATGTCATGTTAAAAATCTCACTGCTCCACAGCCTGTTATCAATGTGTCTTACATTTTCAGAAAAATCCCTGTTGATGCTCCAGTCAGTGAAGAGAGCGTTTGCCATCGACCCAGACCACCCATGGTTACACCAATGTCTTGTACGCTTCTTTAAACGAGGTAATACTGCTCATTACTACTCATTACCCCAAATATCGTTAAGCCTCCTGTCTtaattgcctttttattttatacactTGCTACTCCTCCAGTCTCTGAGAGCAAGGAGTTGCCAGAGGTTGTCAGGATGGTGCTGAAGCAGGAGATCACCCGGTTGTTTGGAGACAGCAATGCAAAGAGCTTCAACCAGGCCTACCTCACCAAGCACTCCAATTCCATACCACATCGGCTAGCTGGTAGGCACACACACGTTCTGATTAGCGATTATTTTACTTGGGTCCTATTTAGGCTTTGCAAGGGCTTAGGCACCACAAGATCACCAGCACCAAAGGCAGTTAAATATGCTGAATTGGCTGAAAAGCCATAAGTGAGTGTTGGCTTGGCTAGTCACTGCCCAGGAGTCACTATCAGTGGATTCTTATGgaatttttttctaaattgtAAAGTATTTACTTTAAATGTACTCTTTCTCTTTTGTATGATCATTATATTCAGCTTTTTTGTTTACATTAAACTTAGGAGATCTATTAACAAGAGAGAGCCTGTCAAATTAACTGTAGTTTAGTACATATACACTGTTGTGGCATAAAATAattccttttttctctttgcagCTGCAAAAATGATGGCCTACTTGGATTCATCGACAGAAACTAAGGCAGCAGAGCTGGCCTTTGCACTTGATGAGTCGCTCAGCAATAGAAACATACAGGTATGTACTACAATACATTGGTCCTTGAAGGATAATTGGCTGAGAGTATGTCCTATCATTTAATTCTCATTAAATTCTTAATGATTTCTTAAATTAAGCTATAAATTAAGTGGAAAATCTTTACTTTACAGTTGAATGTCAAACATTGTCTTTAACATGTAGGATCATGCACATTTCACTAAACTGCTGTTTTTACATATGTTGTTTATGTTGCTCTTAGTGATTCAGGCATAAATTGCTTGATAAAATCTCCTTCCATTTGTCTTGTCCTCCTCACAGATCTGTACAGAGGTCCTTGAGTGTCTTCACAGCGGCGCCCTAGGCGACTGCAAGGAGCGTGCCGAGCTGTACCGTGCAGAGTGTCACAAGCTTTACCCATACACGTTAGCTTTCATGCCCCCTGGATACGAGGAGAATACAAAGATTGCCAATGGAGACATTTCCACAGAAATGGAAGAGCTAGCCAATGAGATGTGAGCGCATTCAGAGTAATGGAGGATGAGAAAAAGAATTGGGCCGAGCGTAGAGCCTTGTGGTACGCCATGCAGCCATTTTGTAGAGCCAGACATGGGAAGAGGAAGATGGGTGTTTTTGTTCATTGGCTCAGTTTAATCAGGTCTGATGTGGCCAAGCTTGGCTCTCTCTCCCACATGGTGAATATCaggactgtgtgtatgtgagtgttgAGGGCATGCATGTGtggagttgtgtgtgtgagtttgtgggaaagggggaggggggagcggAAGAAGACAGAATGgccattttactttttttatagAGCTGACAACCACGCTGATTATAAATAATACTTCTTGACAAGCTGTTTGGAGAAACTGTGATGGACTCGCACAGACTGTCAGTTTCCTAAGTGACGATCAATAATGACGGCATCCACTCAAGTTAGATTTGGTGCTGCTCCATTACCACCTATCTCATACTGTGCCCCCCTTGTTTTAAAAGAAATGCTCATTCAATTAGAAATAAATCGCTGGGGGACAGAGGAGATTGGGCTGAATAGGCCTGACCTcggacagagctgcaggaagctaaCCGGGAAAAGTTACTGAGAACCTGAAGTAGACACAGAGGACATCCAGCCGACCACAAGCGTATACGTTTCTGATCTAATGCTCCAGTATACCACACATCTACACGTGACAGCAAAGCGTGTGACACGGCCTGATCTCTGCAGGAGCCACAGACCAGAGAAGGTGAACAGTTTGTCATACCGTGCTTCTCTCACTGTTCCTGGTTTAACTTGGGAATTTGTAAGCGTCTGTTTCTTATGGGGAACCTTGTAGCACAGAATTAAAAGAACCCAAACTAACAGTTGTGTGTTGTGCTCCGTTCTAAACAATCTGCTGCTCGTAACCTTTGTGCATAGTTCTGAGAGAGTTGGCTAGATTTTAAGCAATACCATAGACCAGCTACCTGGTCACCACCAATCGGAGACACGGCTCTTGATGAACAACATTTGTACATCTGGATTTCCTGGTAGGGTCACAATGTCGTAATGTTGCTCTGGTCAGTGTTTCTGTGGGTCAACATGGAGGCGAGCCTGGGATAATCTCTGGTAATGAAAACATCTTCGgttaaggtcagaggtcatcatCATAACCTGCTGCCCAAGGTGATGGAAAATGTTACAAGGCGACAAGAGGTATGAGCATCTGGACTTTATTTGACTAATTCTGTTCCTTCTTCCCCAGTCTCTTCCTTCTTTTCCCTAATTTGGGTTCTAATGTGAAAGCGCAAATCTGAGATGGTTATGTATGATATCTCTGGATTTTTGTATTAAAACCAAATGAAAGAAACCCCCTTTGAGTTGTTTGCCTCTGTTTGCTCCATCTTTGGCTAACTTGCTACGGAGGGCGTCTGCGATGGGGATGAGCTTGTTGGTTCTCATTGTGTTTAATATGTCAAACTGAAATATGCATGTCCATGTGGTAGGTTTAATACAAGTCGAACGACTTGTAATTATGATTGATTCATTAATTTGAATtccttttaataaaataaaaatgtcagttATGTTTTCCTAAATCGAGCCAGACGTCTTCTGTAGCTACAACAACAGTGCAGACACATGCTGTGAAACCCAAAatttaatgttaaatattaaatatgactCCAAAGTCTCTCAAAAACGGGAACTCATGCGCACAACTTCcccaatgtaaaaaaaaactagcTTTTCGATTAAAGACAATAATAAAACCTTGTACCTTGTAAAGAAATGTGCCGATCAAAGCACCTCAGTTCCCTTCATATATTTAAGGACTAATTTGAAGCCTTTGCACTGATTTTTAATGCTGCATTGACGTGTGATGTCCAGGGATGTTTCTGAGAGACTGAACAAATTAGGTCCCTGAAACTGTCCGTTTGTAGTTTTTAGACTTACTTAGGTGGCAAAAAAACAGGCCGAGCTCTCAGTCAATGGCGCCAGAGGCAAATTCTGCTTTGTCCTGTTTAAATGAACAGACGAGACTTTCAGTTAACTGGGACTCCGTGGATCCGTCTTAACAATCGTCCAGGCAGAATGCAGCCGAGTGCATCACATAACGCACGAGACTCTCCACCCTCCGTCGTCACCCCGTTGTTAAATGAAGCGCACACCCGGGAGCTCCCTCTTCTGTCCGTGACGCCGGCCGA encodes the following:
- the naa15b gene encoding N-alpha-acetyltransferase 15, NatA auxiliary subunit b, coding for MPTVTLPPKENALFKRILRCYEHKQYRNGLKFCKQILSNPKFAEHGETLAMKGLTLNCLGKKEEAYDLVRRGLRNDLKSHVCWHVYGLLQRSDKKYDEAIKCYRNALKWDKDNLQILRDLSLLQIQMRDLEGYRETRYQLLQLRPAQRASWIGYAIAYHLLEDYEMAAKIIEEFRKTQQTSPDKVDYEYSELLLYQNQVLREAGLHKEALEHLTNYEKQICDKLAVEETRGELLLKLERLEEAAEVYRRLQDRNPENWLYYHGLEKALKPSTVEETHKIYEEAWEKFPKGLVPRRLPLNFLSGEKFRECLDRYLRMNFSKGCPPVFTTLKSLYNDKEKVAIIEELVVSYETSLKTVRMFSQNDDGKEEPPTTLLWVQYFLAQHYDMIDQQTLALEYINTAIESTPTLIELFLIKAKIYKHAGNIREAAQWMDEAQALDTADRFINSKCAKYMLKAGMIKEAEEMCSKFTREGASAVENLNEMQCMWFQTECALAYKAINKFGEALKKCHEIERHFVEITDDQFDFHTYCMRKMTLRSYVDLLKLEDVLRMHPFYYKAAVTAIQIYLSLHDNPLTDDGKELQADTANLSDKELKKLRNKQRRAQKKAQLEEEKKNAEKEKQLKNQKKKKEDDDEEIGGPKEELIPDKLVKVENPLEEAIKFLMPLKHLVKDKIDTHLMAFEIYFRKEKSLLMLQSVKRAFAIDPDHPWLHQCLVRFFKRVSESKELPEVVRMVLKQEITRLFGDSNAKSFNQAYLTKHSNSIPHRLAAAKMMAYLDSSTETKAAELAFALDESLSNRNIQICTEVLECLHSGALGDCKERAELYRAECHKLYPYTLAFMPPGYEENTKIANGDISTEMEELANEM